The genomic stretch CCGCGGCACGATCGCCGCCAACCTGAGGAGCGGATCCGGCTTCCAGCCCAGCGCCTGTTCGGTTGCGATTAGTCCCGGGATGGCATCGATACCCCATTTCTCCGTTTCCGGCAGAATCGCCGTGAGTACACCCGCCTGTCGCATCCACAAGAGTGCACGACCCGGATCTTCAGCGGACAGCAGCTTCTTCATTTCCGCCCAGATGCGCTCCGCCGACAGCAGGGACAGCTTGTCGCGCGCCCGCGCCGAAGCCTTCAGGCCCGCAGCATCCGGACGCCCGCCGCCGTAGAACGCGAAGAAGCGGAAAAAGCGCAGCACGCGCAGGTAATCTTCAGCGATCCGCTGGTCGGCATCGCCGATGAAACGCACGGTCTTCGTCTCGATGTCCTTGAGACCGTCGACCAGATCGACCACCTCGCCATCCTGACCGACGTAAAGCGCGTTGATTGTCAGGTCGCGACGCATGGCATCCTCCTGCCAGTCCGCCCCGAAGGCCACTTGCGCCCGCCGCCCGTCCGTCTCGACATCATGGCGAAGCGTCGTCACTTCATAGCCCTTCCCGTCGATGACCAGCGTCACCGTCCCATGCTCGATCCCGGTCGGCACGGCCTTGATACCCGCCGCTTCCGCCCGCGACACCACCTCTTGCGGAGCCAGCGTTGTTGCGAGATCGATATCGCCGACCGGCAGACCCATCAGGCTGTTGCGCACGGCACCACCGACAACGCGCACCTCGCCGCCGTCAGCATTGAGAAGTTCGAACAGCCGGGTGACGGCAGCGCTCTTGAACCAGTCCTCGCCGGACAAGTTGGTCATGCATAAAGCCTTTCATAGAGTGTGCGGATAAGCCCGGCGGTAATGCCCCATATCCTCCGCTCGCCATAGGGCATGACGTAGAAGCGCCGCATCGCGCCAGCCAGCATCCGGCTATCCTGAGAATGGTTGGAAGGGTCCATCAGGAAGGAGAGCGGCACTTCGAACACGCTCTCCACCTCGTCGGGATTGGGCGTAATCGTATAGCCCGGACGAACGACGGCCAGCACAGGCTGGATCCGGAACCCCGTACCGGTCAGGCTTTGCGGCAACCGTCCGACGGTTTCGACAAAACGCCGGTCGAGCCCGATCTCCTCTTCCGCTTCGCGAAGCGCGGCCTCTTCCGGGGTCTGATCCGTGTCATCGATCCCGCCCCCCGGAAACGCGATCTGGCCTGCATGCTGGCGCAGCTTGGATGTCCGCTGGGTCAGGATGATCCGGGCGTCTTGATCATCGTCGATGACGCCGATGAGCACCGCAGCATCCTTGAGCGGCATATCCTGTATGACGAGATCCACATGGCCGTTCAAAGCGTGATTGCCATGATGTTCCCAACCATGGTCGAGCGGCGCGCCGACATGTTCAAGCGCCCGCCGACGGAAATCGGATGCCGAAAAAATCAGTTGTGTCATCTGGCAAGCCTGTCGAGCTCGTCCATCGGCATGATTGGGAAAACTGCAGAACCCGAGCGGATGGCAAACATCGCTTTACCTTCGATCTCCACCGGCTCTCCGAGCTCGACGAGATCATACATCACAGCGCGCGACACCAGCGCCTCCAGTCGGCCCCGCACATGCAGATAGGGCTTGAGCGCATGATCCTCCCCCTCGAATACAAACCGAAGCGGATGCTCCGGCCCAGCCTCCACGACATCGCCGACATTCGTCCGGAAGGTCAGCACCTGCTGGTCATCTTGCGCGCTCGCCGTCATCTCGACAGCCACGAAATGCGCATCCTGAACGCGTATCCCCACCTTTTCCACAGGCGTAACGAGATAGGTCTTGCCATCTGCATCCTTGCGCAGAACAGTCGAAAACAACCGGACAAGGGCTTCGCGTCCGATCGGTGTTCCCATGTAGAACCAGGTCCCATCGGCCCTGATTTCCATGTCGAGATCGCCGCAGAACGCAGGCTCCCAGCGATCAACGGGCGGCAGCGATCCCTTCGCGCCAGCCGTTTGCGCCTGGGCACGCGAGATCATCGCGGCAAGCCCGGCAGCATCGGTTGTCGATTTCAGAGTATGGTCCGCCATGTTTGCGTCTCTGTTGTTGTCTACAAGCCTTCACGGTCACGAGATAGTCATTCAGGACAAGCTTGTCAGCCGCCGATGCGCTAATAAGTTATTTTGATGTGAGGCGGATCCCTGATGCGGGCGATTCGTCGGGCCGGGCAAACCAACTGGAGTTGACCATGGGCATGATGCCGAATCCGGAAAACGCAGCAGACGAAAAGGCGATCATCGAAGCCGCCGAAAAGGCGCTGGCCGATATTGCTGCTGTCCGCAAGGAAGTGTCGAAAGTCATCTTCGGGCAGGAAAAGGTGGTCGAAAACACGCTGCTTGCCATTCTTTCCGGCGGTCACGCACTGCTGGTCGGCGTTCCTGGCCTTGCCAAGACAAAACTCGTCACAACGCTCGGTGGTGTTCTCGGGCTCAACGCCAACCGTATCCAGTTCACGCCGGATCTGATGCCGTCCGATATCATCGGCACCGAGGTGATGGATCAGGATGACACCGGTCGCCGCTCCTTCCGCTTCGTCAAGGGCCCCGTTTTCGCCCAGCTGCTGATGGCCGATGAGATCAACCGCGCCAGCCCGCGCACCCAGTCGGCCCTTCTGCAATCCATGCAGGAATATCACGTCACGATCGCCGGGCAGCGCTATGACCTGCCTGCCCCCTTCCACGTTCTGGCAACACAGAACCCGCTGGAGCAGGAAGGCACCTATCCTCTGCCTGAAGCGCAGCTCGACCGCTTCCTGCTGCAGGTCGATGTGGGCTATCCGGAACTCGCCGCCGAGCGGCAGATCCTCCTCGACACCACTGGTGTCAGCGAGGGTCGTGCTTCGAGCGTTCTCGACAGCGCCCGACTCATCGAGATCCAGAAACTCATCCGCCAGATGCCAGTTTCCGATACGGTGGTCGATGCCATCCTGTCGCTCGTCCGCTCCGCCCGTCCCGGCCATGGCAATGCCATGACGGACAAGAACGTCGCCTGGGGCCCCGGCCCGCGTGCCGGCCAGTCGCTGATGCTCTGCGCCCGCGCCCGCGCACTTTACGAAGGCCGCCTCGCCCCCTCCATCGATGATGTGCATGCGCTGGCAGAACCGGTTCTTCAGCATCGCATGGCCCTAACCTTCCCCGCCCGCGCCGAAGGCATGTCGGTGCGCGATGTCATCGCTGGCCTCGTCAGCAACCTGAAGGCATAGGAGAAGTCGTAAACGTGGCATCCATCGGCCAGATTGTCGAACAAACCCCAGGCAGCGAGGTCCTGAAGCGCGCCCGTCAGCGCGCCGTGCTCGTGCCCGATTGCCTGGTGGAGGCGCGCCGGATTGCCAATACGGTCATTGCCGGCTGGCATGGCCGACGCAAGCGTGGAGTGGGCGAAAACTTCTGGCAGTTCCGCCCCTATGCCGAAGGCGAGAGCTTCTCGCGCATCGACTGGCGCCGCTCTGCCCGTGACGACCACACCTATGTCCGTGACCTGGAATGGGAAGCAGCCCACACTGTCTGGCTCTGGGCCGATCTGTCGCCCTCAATGATGTACAAGTCGACGCTGTCCCCCGTTTCCAAGGAAAGCCGGGCGCTCGTCCTGATGCTGGCCTTGGCCGAAGTTTTGGCACGCTCCGGCGAACGCATCGGTTGCCCCGGCATCATGGAACCGGTTTCCGCCCGCAATGCTGCCGAACGACTGGCAACGGCCATCATGCATGCGCCCCCGAGCGCCGGCCTGCCGGAGACGGGCATGATCCGAGGCGCGAGCGATATTGTCCTGATCGGCGACTTCCTTGATGATGCCGATACGGTCATGGAACGCATCTCGCCGCTCGCCCGCCGTGGTTTGCGCGGCCATGTGATCGAGATCGCCGATCCGGCGGAAGAGACCTTCCCCTATAGCGGCCGAACCGAATTCACCGATCCAGAAACGGGGGAAAAGCTCGTTTCCGGTCGGGCAGAGAGCCTGCGCGAGGAATATCAGCGGGCCTATATCGCCCGCCGCGACAACATCGGGGAAGCCTTGAGGCGCATGGGCTGGAGCTTCATGTTCCATCGCACTGACAGCCTTGCCTCCGAAGCGCTGGTCGCAGTGCATATGCATCTTTCGGGACAGGGTCCCGGCCTGGCAAGGAGCTGAGCCGATGTTCTCCCTTCCCCTCGCCTTTGGCGCTCCCGCAATCCTTATCGCTCTCGCTGCCCTTCCGCTCATCTGGTGGCTGCTGAAGCTCACGCCGCCGCGCCCCAAGGCGGAGGTCTTCCCGCCGCTTCGCATTCTCGCAAGCGTCCTGAAACGTGAAGAGACGCCCTCGAAAAGCCCGTGGTGGCTGACGCTCTTGCGCATGCTGATTGCGGCACTGGTCATTCTGGCGCTGGCAGATCCCGTTCTCAATCCGCGCACGGCAAGTCTCTCGACGGACGGTCCGCTGGTGCTGGTTGTCGACAACAGCTGGGCAACGGCGACCGACTGGGACAACCGGGTCGCAACGGCAGAGGCGCTGATTGGCGACGCCAGTGACCGCGACGTCCCCGTGTCGGTTGTTTTCACCGCCGATGTAACCCACGATGCCGTACCCGGCACCGCTGCGTTGGCTCTGGAGAAACTGGCGGCAGCCGAGCCCAAGCCGCTGCGCCCGGATCGTGCACGCACGCTCTCCGCCCTGCGCACAGGCCTGTCCGGCGAAGCGCCAGGGACCCTCGTCTTTATCACCGATGGACTGGCAACAGACGAACAGGAAAGCGCAATCGCCGATCTGGCTGCCCTTCAACCGCAGGAGCTGCGCCTGATCGAAGCCGGCGGCGGTGGGCCCGTCGCTATCACCAGTGCGACGAATGGGTCCGATGCGCTGACGGTGACCCTTGCGCGCCTGAATGCGGAAGAGCCGCTCAGCCTCGTCATCGATGCTCAGGATCGCCAGGGCCGTGTTATCGCCAATGGAACGGTTTCCTTTGCCGCCGGTGAGAGCGTGGCATCCGGAGCGGTTGCCGCCCCGTTTGAGCTACGCAACGATTTTGCCCGCCTGTCGATTGCCGGGGCAGCGAATGCCGGCGCCACCCATTTGCTGGATGATGGTTTCCGCCGACGGAAGGTGGCCATTGTCTCGGGTGACAGCGGGGATGGCTTCCAGCCATTGCTGTCGCAGCTCTTTTACATCGAGCGGGCGCTAACGCCCTATGCCGATCTCCTGAAGCCAAATGATACCGATCTGTCGATTGCACTTCCCGAGCTTCTGCGACAGAATCCATCGGCCATCGTCCTCGCCGATGTCGGTCGCCTGCCGGCCGATGTGTATGAACCGGTGGAGCAATGGATTGCAGAAGGTGGCACGCTCATTCGCTTTGCCGGCCCACGCCTTGCCGCAGCCCCAGTCGGTGACCCGCTCGTCCCCGTCATTCTGCGCCAGGGCGAACGCGCTCTTGGCGGCGCCCTTTCATGGGCCGAGCCGCAGCCGCTGGCCGATTTCCCGAACTTCGGCCCCTTCGCCGGTATGGCACGCCCCGAGGGCATCCTGATCAAGCGTCAGGTCCTGGCTGAACCGACGCCGGACCTTGCCGAACGGACCTGGGCAAGTCTTGCTGATGGCACGCCACTCGTCACCGTTGAAGAAACAGGCGCAGGCCGCGTCGTTCTTTTTCATGTCAGCGCCGAAGCCACTTGGTCCGACCTGCCGATTTCCGGCGAATTCGTTGAGATGCTGCGCCGGATCGTGCAATTGACCCGTGTTGGTGCAGCCGCAACGGAACCGGGCCAGACAACAGCGCCCAGCCTGTCCCCCTTCCGCCTTCTGACTGCCCAGGGCGCACTGGTTTCGGATGCCGGCACGGCCAAGCCGCTGATCATTGGCCCGGACCAACCGCAATCTGCAACCTTTGACAATCCGCCGGGCCTTTACGGAACGGAAGACGGTTTTGTGGCGCTCAATTTGCTGCCTGCCGAGACACAACTTCTGCCGATCCCGACCGATGGAATTGCAGCACTCAGCCGCGCCCCCATGGCCGGAACGGCAGCGACCCCACTGAAGCCCGGTCTTTTGACATTCGCCTTCCTGCTTCTGGTCATCGATAGCCTCGTCGTGCTCTTCATGGGCGGCGCCTTCGCCCGCCTGCCAAGACGCGCGCCAGCAGCAGCAGCCATGGCATTGATACTCGCCGCTGCCACAGTCCTCGTGCCAGGCGCAACACGCGCTCAGACCACAGACCGCCCCGCAACCACCCAGGATCAGAAGCCCGGTGACGAACTGATCCTCGACCGGCTGGACAACACCCACCTCGCCTATGTGATCACAGGCGAGCCCGAGGTTGACCGCATTTCCGAACAGGGGTTGGCGGGTCTGACGCAGTTCCTGACCTACCGCACGACCTTGGAGCCGGCTCCACCAGTCGGCGTCGATATCTCAACAGACGAACTCTCCTTCTATCCGATCATCTTCTGGCCGATCTCGGCCTCCGCCCCGATGCCTTCAGCGGCAGCAATCAGCCGCATCGACGCCTATATGCGCGCGGGCGGCACGGTCCTGCTCGATACCCGCGACCAGTTTTCAAGCCTCGGCGAAGACATCGGCAGCACGGCCAATGGCCAGCGGTTGCAGGCAATCCTTGCCAATATAGATATCCCCCCGCTGGAGCCCGTTCCGTCGGATCACGTGCTGACCCGTGCCTTTTACCTGCTGAATGGTTTCCCAGGTCGCTATAGCGGCAGCCCCCTATGGGTGGAAGCCCGTCAGGAAGCCCAGTCAACGGCAAGCGGCGTTGCCTCCTCCGGCGACGGTGTCTCCCCGATCATGATCACCGGCAACGACCTGATGGGCGCCTGGGCCATCGACGACAACGGAAACTCGGTTCTGCCGATCGTGCCATCAAACGAGTTGCAGCGGGAAATGGCCTTCCGCGCCGGTGTGAATATCATGATGTATATGCTGACGGGCAACTACAAGGCCGACCAGGTCCATGTTCCCGCCCTTCTCGAGCGACTGGGGCAGTGACATGACGATCAGTTTCGTCCCCTTCATTCCCTGGAGCATCATCGCAGCGCTCGCTGCGCTCGCAATCGGCCTCTCGGCTCTCGGTTTCTTCCGCCGCATCCGCGGCACCGCAGTCCGGCTTGCAGCCTCCGCCGCAGTGCTGGCAGCGCTCGCCAACCCTCTGCTGCTGCAGGAAGATCGTGAGGCGCTGACAACCGTCGTGCCCGTGATCGTGGATCGTAGCCAGAGCCAGCAGATCCCGGAACGGATCGCTGCGACCGATCGCGCTGTTGAAGACGTTCGCGAGCGCCTGTCGCGCTTCTCCAACGTCGAACCGCGCATCGTGGAAGTGGCCGATCCCGCGACCTCGGATAGCCCTTCGACCAAACTGTTTGAAGCGCTCAGCACTGCCATTACCGATGTCCCGCCTGCCCGTGTCGGCGGCGCGATCTTCATCAGCGACGGCCAGATCCATGATGTCCCGGCAGGACAGGAGGCGCTCACCTTCAACGCGCCGGTCCATGGCCTGATAACAGGCAAGGCCGGAGAATTTGATCGGCGTATCGAGATCCTGCGCGCACCCCGTTTCGGCATTGTCGACGAGGAACAGGAACTCACCTTCCGCGTCTTTGACGATGGCAGCACGTCCGACCTGCCTGCAGATGTGAATGTGCGCATCAACGGCGAGGATCTGGGCACCATTCCTGCCGAAGTCGGTCGGGAGACACCGTTCGCCTTCCGGGTGCCGCGCGGTGGCAACAATGTCCTGGAATTCTCGGTCGCCGGAACACCCGGTGAAGTCACCGACATCAACAACCGCGCCATCCACCTGATCGAGGGTATTCGCGAGAACCTTCGCGTTCTTCTGGTCTCGGGCGAACCCCATGCAGGCGAGCGGGCATGGCGCAATCTTCTGAAGTCGGATGCCTCCGTCGACCTCGTTCATTTCACCATTCTGCGTCCACCGGAAAAGCAGGATGGCACCCCGATTAATGAACTGTCGCTGATCGCGTTTCCGACGCGCGAACTCTTTGTCGAAAAGATCAATGATTTCGACCTGATCATCTTCGACCGCTATCAACATCGCGGCGTCCTGCCGATCCTTTATTATGACTACATTGCTGAATATGTGCGCAATGGCGGTGCCCTCTTGATTGCGGCAGGCCCCGAGCATGCAGGCGAGGATTCGATTGCGATCACGCCGCTTGCCTCCGTGCTTCCTGCCGCCCCGACCGGCAATGTTCATGAGGCTGGCTTCTATCCGCGCCTCTCTGAACAGGGCGAGCGTCACCCTGTCACCCGTGGTCTTGAAGGCTCGACGGCCGAACCACCCCAATGGGGACGCTGGTTCCGCAGCGTCGATGTCGAGGCGGATGAAGGCGAAACCGTCATGACCGCAGCCGACGGGCGCCCGCTCCTCGTGCTCGACCGCGCCGCCGAGGGTCGTGTCGCCATGCTGCTCTCGGATCAGGGCTGGCTCTGGGCGCGTGGCTTTGAAGGCGGTGGCCCCCATGTCTCGCTTTATCGACGCATCGCCCATTGGCTGATGAAGGAACCTGAGCTGGAAGAAGAGGCGTTGAAGGCGCGGGCCAGCGGTCGCACGCTCGAAATCACCCGCCAGACCATCGGGAACGCTCCCGGCGAGGCAACGATCACCGCTCCTTCCGGCGAAACCAGGACAGTCCCGCTCAGTGAAATCGCACCTGGCCTCTACCGCGCCGAACAACGCATGACCGAGACCGGCCTCTTCACCGTATCCAATGGCGACTTCTCCACCCTCGTCCATGTCGGCGCAGTCGACGCCCCCGAGTTCAAGGCGATGATCTCGACCACAGAGCTCTTGCAGCCCATCGCAAGTGCAACACGTGGCCTGCTAACCCGCCTCGACAATGGCGACGGGGCGGAGCGAATTCCGGATATCCTGCCGGTGCGCGGCGAAATTCGCGTCAGCGACGACCGCCGCATGCTGATCCGCCTGACGGATGAAACAGTGCTGAAAGGCGTCAACACCCTGCCGCTCTTTGCCGGTTTCGCAGGCTTGGCAGCGCTGCTGATGGCGGTCTCTGCAATGTGGTGGCGCGAGGGTCGCTAGACTTAGAAATACCAAGCCGGGATGGCTTCAAGGCAGCCTTCTATTCCTCGTCATCCCGCTTGATCTGCAGTCGGCGCATCTTTTCCCACAAGGTCGTGCGCGAAATGCCGAGGCTTTCGGCGGCCTCTTTGTGAGACCCCTGCGCACGGGCAAGGGCGGCCACGATATGCTGGCGTTCTGCAGCATCCCGCACATCCGAAAGTGACGACCCCGGATCGGCAAGTTCCGGCAGGCTCAGCGCCACAGCGCCCGGCACGCCTTCGGGAAAGAGATCCTCGGCCGTGATCGCCGGCCCATCCGCCAGCGCCACGGCTCGGTCGATGCGGTTGATCAACTCGCGGAAATTGCCGGGCCAGCCATGGCGAACAGTTGCTTCCTGCGCCTCCGGCTCGATTGTAAGATCACCGCGACCCATTTTCGTCGCCGCCGCAACGACCAGCCGCCCAAGCAAAGAAGGGATTTCGTCTCGCCGCTCGCGAAGCGGCGGCAAGGTGCAGGCGATCACATTGATCCGGAACCATAGGTCCTCGCGAAAACCCCCTTCCGCCACCATGGCCTCCAGATTGCGGTTGGTCGCACAGACAAGCCGTGCTTCAAAGCGTCTCGTCTCGCTGCCGCCAAGCCGCCTGAACTCACGGCTTTCGAGAACCCTGAGCAGCTTGACCTGCAAAAGCGGCGACAATTCACCGATTTCATCCAGAAACAGCGTCCCGGCCCCCGACTCTTCACAGTAGCCGCGATGCATGGCGGAGGCCCCGGTAAAGGAACCACGCTCATGACCGAACAGCAGGGAATCGGCAAGATCCGAGGGTAGCGCCCCGCAATTGACGGCAACAAACGGCAAATTCTTGCGCGGCCCCGCTTCATGCACATGCCGGGCGGCCACTTCCTTGCCGGTTCCGGTTTCCCCCAGTAGCAGAACCGGCAGATCGATTTCTGCCGCACGGGCAAGCGTCCGTCCGATCTTTTCAATGGCGGGACTGCCGGAATAGGCATGACCAAGGTCGCCTGCCGCACCCGCCTTTCGCTGACCTATGCCCTGCAGCGTATCGACCAGCCGATCGAGATCGAAAGGTTTGCTGACATAATCCAGCGCACCGTCACGCACCAGACGCACGGCCTGGTCGATGTCGCCATAGGCCGTCATGAAAATCACCGGGACCAGACCAAAACTGGCAAAATGCTCCCGCATCACGGTTTCACCATCGCCATCCGGCAGACGGATATCCGACAGGATGATGTCCGGCGCCGGTCCGGAAAGTGCGCTATGCGCCTCCCCTGCCGTGCGCGCCCATTTCACTTTGAAGCCTTCGAGCTGCAGCCGCTGACGCAGCGATTCACCGAGCGTCACATCGTCCTCGACCACCAGTATCCGCGCACCGCTCATGGTTTCGCTCATCCGCCGGTTCTCTCCCCAGTCACCGAAAGCGTCAGTTGCACGGTGGTACCGGCCCCGTCCACACTGCGGATCGAAAGATCCGCCCCGATCCGCGCCACGAGATTGGCCACCACCCAGATCCCGATGCTTCGCTCGACAGGGATTTCGTTCACCTGCCCGGAAATCATCGCAGCGATCACCTCCGGCGACATGCCGGGTCCCTGATCGGCCACGCTCAGGATCACGGATTGGGCGGCCTCATCCCGGTGCAAACCGACAGTCACCGTCGAGCCTTCCGGCGACGCCCTGACGGCATTCAGCATCAGATTGATCAGGATCTGGCGAAGCGCATCCGCATCGACGACGAACCGGGCAGTCTCATCCAGCGCCCAGGCGAGATTGACCCCCACTCGCCGCGCTTCCGGCGCAATCAGGAGCTCCAGGTCCTTCAGATCGCTGGCCGAGATTTCCTTGCTGCCCGAACGCCGCCGATAGGTCGATAGCGTCACATCCACCACCCGGCCGATACTGTCGAGCCCCGTCTCCAGAAATCGCAGCGTCTCGTCGCGCACATCCTCACGGTCGCCAAATCGCTTCAGTGTGGAGACACCATTCTTGAGGCCGGCCAGAGGGTTGCGCACCTCATGGGCGAGGCTCGCCGCCATCCGTGCCAGAAGACCATCCCGTTCCTGTTGGGCCATCTGCTCCAGCATGGTAACTCGCTGGGCCTCTGATTGCTCGCGCAAGGCAAGCGCTGCCTCCAGCTTTCGCAGCTCGTCACCCCGCCGCCAGGCCGTCTCGCTGGCATTGGTTCCGGTCTGGTCCGCCAGTCTGTCGATGAAGTGATCAAGCGGCTTCAAGGCCCGTCGCGTGATCAGATAAGCCGCAAGCGCTGCAATAATTGCGACGAGAAAATCCACGCCAACCGCCACGCCCGTCACCACGGTCGCGGCGTCCTCGATTGCCGTTGTATCGAAGGTGGCCGCCAGAAAGAGGCGCCCCTCAGCGAGCGCATAACTGCGCGCGACGAGCAGGATGGACCGCTCGGGTACATTGGTCACACTGACGCCATCGGGCCCGAGCGCCTGCGCCTTGGTCAGGGCCGCTTCCAGCAGGTCCCCGTCGCTGTCGGCCAGCACCACCGTGCGCAGATTGCCACCTTTGTCGATCCAGCGCGCGGCCATCGATTCTTCGAGAAGGGCTGTTCGAAAACGAAGAGACGATGCGAGTTTTTCCCGCACCGTCTCTCGAGCATCTTCACCATTGATACCGGCTGCAATATTCCCAGCCACCGCATCGAGAAAGACCAGAGCCTGATCACGCAGACCGGTTTCGTTGCTGGACCTCAACACCGAAATCCCGAGCTGCGTCGTGCCAACGGCCACCACGAACATTGCAACGGCAACGAAGAGTGGCAGTGAGGCAGACAGCGGCAGCTTGCGTCGAACACCTGGAGACATGGTCAAATGCCATAGCGCAATTGCAAGTCAGCCTGCCAGCACTTTGTCACGCGGACTTGGGCTGTCCCTCCATGATCAGGACATCACCCCTCATATCCGGCGCAATGCGGGTCAGCCAATGGCTGCCATACCAGCTGGTGCGCAAGGGACGCGGCGTGCGCCCGAGAACCACAGCCCGAACGCCTTCGATCCCGGCGGGGATCGCACAGTCGGCGCCAGCCGCCGCCACTCTTTCATAGGCAAGCCCGAACCGCTTGGCCGTCTCGGCAAATTCCGGCTCGCCACTCTTGGCGTCGGCAACATGAACCAGCCTGTCGATCTCCCAGAGATTGTTGAGCAATGCCCATTCCACGAGCGCCACGAGATGATCCTCGCCGCAATCGCGCACGACAAGCGTCCGCGCCGTTTCCGGCAGCGGTTTGGCAGCCGCGAAAAGCACGGGGCCGCCATGGGCCTCC from Peteryoungia desertarenae encodes the following:
- a CDS encoding AAA family ATPase; this translates as MGMMPNPENAADEKAIIEAAEKALADIAAVRKEVSKVIFGQEKVVENTLLAILSGGHALLVGVPGLAKTKLVTTLGGVLGLNANRIQFTPDLMPSDIIGTEVMDQDDTGRRSFRFVKGPVFAQLLMADEINRASPRTQSALLQSMQEYHVTIAGQRYDLPAPFHVLATQNPLEQEGTYPLPEAQLDRFLLQVDVGYPELAAERQILLDTTGVSEGRASSVLDSARLIEIQKLIRQMPVSDTVVDAILSLVRSARPGHGNAMTDKNVAWGPGPRAGQSLMLCARARALYEGRLAPSIDDVHALAEPVLQHRMALTFPARAEGMSVRDVIAGLVSNLKA
- a CDS encoding DUF4159 domain-containing protein, yielding MFSLPLAFGAPAILIALAALPLIWWLLKLTPPRPKAEVFPPLRILASVLKREETPSKSPWWLTLLRMLIAALVILALADPVLNPRTASLSTDGPLVLVVDNSWATATDWDNRVATAEALIGDASDRDVPVSVVFTADVTHDAVPGTAALALEKLAAAEPKPLRPDRARTLSALRTGLSGEAPGTLVFITDGLATDEQESAIADLAALQPQELRLIEAGGGGPVAITSATNGSDALTVTLARLNAEEPLSLVIDAQDRQGRVIANGTVSFAAGESVASGAVAAPFELRNDFARLSIAGAANAGATHLLDDGFRRRKVAIVSGDSGDGFQPLLSQLFYIERALTPYADLLKPNDTDLSIALPELLRQNPSAIVLADVGRLPADVYEPVEQWIAEGGTLIRFAGPRLAAAPVGDPLVPVILRQGERALGGALSWAEPQPLADFPNFGPFAGMARPEGILIKRQVLAEPTPDLAERTWASLADGTPLVTVEETGAGRVVLFHVSAEATWSDLPISGEFVEMLRRIVQLTRVGAAATEPGQTTAPSLSPFRLLTAQGALVSDAGTAKPLIIGPDQPQSATFDNPPGLYGTEDGFVALNLLPAETQLLPIPTDGIAALSRAPMAGTAATPLKPGLLTFAFLLLVIDSLVVLFMGGAFARLPRRAPAAAAMALILAAATVLVPGATRAQTTDRPATTQDQKPGDELILDRLDNTHLAYVITGEPEVDRISEQGLAGLTQFLTYRTTLEPAPPVGVDISTDELSFYPIIFWPISASAPMPSAAAISRIDAYMRAGGTVLLDTRDQFSSLGEDIGSTANGQRLQAILANIDIPPLEPVPSDHVLTRAFYLLNGFPGRYSGSPLWVEARQEAQSTASGVASSGDGVSPIMITGNDLMGAWAIDDNGNSVLPIVPSNELQREMAFRAGVNIMMYMLTGNYKADQVHVPALLERLGQ
- a CDS encoding DUF1285 domain-containing protein: MADHTLKSTTDAAGLAAMISRAQAQTAGAKGSLPPVDRWEPAFCGDLDMEIRADGTWFYMGTPIGREALVRLFSTVLRKDADGKTYLVTPVEKVGIRVQDAHFVAVEMTASAQDDQQVLTFRTNVGDVVEAGPEHPLRFVFEGEDHALKPYLHVRGRLEALVSRAVMYDLVELGEPVEIEGKAMFAIRSGSAVFPIMPMDELDRLAR
- a CDS encoding DUF58 domain-containing protein, yielding MASIGQIVEQTPGSEVLKRARQRAVLVPDCLVEARRIANTVIAGWHGRRKRGVGENFWQFRPYAEGESFSRIDWRRSARDDHTYVRDLEWEAAHTVWLWADLSPSMMYKSTLSPVSKESRALVLMLALAEVLARSGERIGCPGIMEPVSARNAAERLATAIMHAPPSAGLPETGMIRGASDIVLIGDFLDDADTVMERISPLARRGLRGHVIEIADPAEETFPYSGRTEFTDPETGEKLVSGRAESLREEYQRAYIARRDNIGEALRRMGWSFMFHRTDSLASEALVAVHMHLSGQGPGLARS
- a CDS encoding CoA pyrophosphatase, whose amino-acid sequence is MTQLIFSASDFRRRALEHVGAPLDHGWEHHGNHALNGHVDLVIQDMPLKDAAVLIGVIDDDQDARIILTQRTSKLRQHAGQIAFPGGGIDDTDQTPEEAALREAEEEIGLDRRFVETVGRLPQSLTGTGFRIQPVLAVVRPGYTITPNPDEVESVFEVPLSFLMDPSNHSQDSRMLAGAMRRFYVMPYGERRIWGITAGLIRTLYERLYA
- a CDS encoding CCA tRNA nucleotidyltransferase gives rise to the protein MTNLSGEDWFKSAAVTRLFELLNADGGEVRVVGGAVRNSLMGLPVGDIDLATTLAPQEVVSRAEAAGIKAVPTGIEHGTVTLVIDGKGYEVTTLRHDVETDGRRAQVAFGADWQEDAMRRDLTINALYVGQDGEVVDLVDGLKDIETKTVRFIGDADQRIAEDYLRVLRFFRFFAFYGGGRPDAAGLKASARARDKLSLLSAERIWAEMKKLLSAEDPGRALLWMRQAGVLTAILPETEKWGIDAIPGLIATEQALGWKPDPLLRLAAIVPRDPERLKAMAARLRLSNAEAGFLDAFGAAPKVGEATSDAELARLLYQHGPAGIAAVLRLALASARRAAEVDTEAMMRVGRLSALLEQVVRYQRPVFPLKGADALEHGIQPGPRVGVLLAGLEKEWVASQFSLSRKALIERLSVLAASS
- a CDS encoding sigma-54-dependent transcriptional regulator, which codes for MSETMSGARILVVEDDVTLGESLRQRLQLEGFKVKWARTAGEAHSALSGPAPDIILSDIRLPDGDGETVMREHFASFGLVPVIFMTAYGDIDQAVRLVRDGALDYVSKPFDLDRLVDTLQGIGQRKAGAAGDLGHAYSGSPAIEKIGRTLARAAEIDLPVLLLGETGTGKEVAARHVHEAGPRKNLPFVAVNCGALPSDLADSLLFGHERGSFTGASAMHRGYCEESGAGTLFLDEIGELSPLLQVKLLRVLESREFRRLGGSETRRFEARLVCATNRNLEAMVAEGGFREDLWFRINVIACTLPPLRERRDEIPSLLGRLVVAAATKMGRGDLTIEPEAQEATVRHGWPGNFRELINRIDRAVALADGPAITAEDLFPEGVPGAVALSLPELADPGSSLSDVRDAAERQHIVAALARAQGSHKEAAESLGISRTTLWEKMRRLQIKRDDEE